A genome region from Geodermatophilus bullaregiensis includes the following:
- the yidD gene encoding membrane protein insertion efficiency factor YidD — protein sequence MSADRGSGPVARALLAAVGFYARAISPALPPRCRFAPTCSAYAAEAVAVHGAGRGSWLALRRLLKCAPWHPGGFDPVPPHAGQHATGTGGAGRPSSTPAPLVPAADGARRPAHETPPASRRAPQEESSLA from the coding sequence GTGAGCGCCGACCGCGGCTCCGGGCCGGTCGCCCGCGCGCTGCTGGCCGCCGTCGGCTTCTACGCCCGTGCGATCAGCCCGGCGCTCCCCCCGCGGTGCCGGTTCGCGCCGACCTGCAGCGCCTACGCCGCCGAGGCGGTCGCCGTCCACGGCGCCGGCCGCGGGTCGTGGCTGGCCCTGCGGCGGCTGCTGAAGTGCGCGCCGTGGCACCCCGGCGGCTTCGACCCGGTGCCACCGCACGCCGGACAGCACGCCACCGGAACCGGTGGGGCCGGTCGTCCGTCGAGCACACCGGCACCCCTGGTGCCCGCCGCCGACGGTGCCCGTCGCCCCGCCCACGAGACCCCGCCGGCGTCCCGCCGGGCCCCGCAGGAGGAGTCCTCCCTTGCTTGA
- a CDS encoding Jag family protein, with the protein MSAPHQPPADTAPTAEVTAGAVLSPAASTAPDGPTDLPDPDDASADALVEPADDVPDDGAARSGTELLVREGDVAGDYLERLLDILDVDGDIDLDVEGDRASVAIVGGELQDLVGADGAVLEALQELTRLAVAQSTGVRSRLMLDIGGYRARRRSDLTSLAAEAARRVASSRQAERLAPMNPFERKVVHDVVAGVPGVHSESEGEEPNRRVVVLPDR; encoded by the coding sequence GTGAGCGCTCCGCACCAGCCCCCCGCCGACACCGCCCCGACCGCCGAGGTCACCGCCGGCGCCGTCCTGAGCCCCGCGGCCTCCACCGCGCCGGACGGGCCGACCGACCTGCCCGACCCCGACGACGCCAGCGCCGACGCGCTGGTGGAGCCGGCCGACGACGTGCCCGACGACGGCGCGGCCCGGAGCGGCACCGAGCTGCTCGTCCGCGAGGGCGACGTCGCCGGCGACTACCTCGAGCGGCTCCTCGACATCCTCGACGTGGACGGCGACATCGACCTCGACGTCGAGGGCGACCGGGCCTCGGTGGCCATCGTCGGCGGCGAGCTGCAGGACCTGGTCGGCGCCGACGGCGCCGTCCTGGAGGCCCTGCAGGAGCTCACCCGCCTGGCCGTGGCCCAGTCGACCGGCGTCCGCAGCCGGCTGATGCTCGACATCGGCGGCTACCGCGCCCGCCGCCGCTCCGACCTCACCTCGCTGGCCGCCGAGGCCGCCCGCCGGGTGGCGAGCAGCCGGCAGGCCGAGCGGCTCGCGCCGATGAACCCGTTCGAGCGCAAGGTCGTCCACGACGTCGTCGCCGGCGTCCCGGGCGTGCACAGCGAGTCGGAGGGCGAGGAGCCGAACCGTCGCGTCGTGGTCCTGCCGGACAGGTGA
- the rsmG gene encoding 16S rRNA (guanine(527)-N(7))-methyltransferase RsmG encodes MSEPGTDAPPAPSAPDAARSVFGPALPDAERYVARLASDGVTRGLIGPREVPRLWERHVLNSAAVAEAVPEGARVVDVGSGAGLPGVPLALARPDVRLTLVEPMARRVEFLEEVVAELGTPWRVVRGRAEEPAVVREVGPVDVVTARAVAALPRLVGWCRGLLRPGAQLVALVGARALEELPDLVPELERAGMRDVHARAVGTGLGEAATTVVVMTRGPR; translated from the coding sequence GTGAGCGAGCCCGGCACCGACGCCCCACCCGCCCCGTCCGCACCGGACGCCGCCCGGTCGGTCTTCGGTCCGGCGCTCCCCGACGCCGAGCGGTACGTCGCGCGGCTGGCCTCCGACGGTGTGACGCGTGGGCTCATCGGGCCGCGTGAGGTCCCACGGCTGTGGGAACGCCACGTGCTCAACAGCGCCGCGGTCGCCGAGGCGGTGCCGGAGGGCGCCCGGGTGGTCGACGTCGGCAGCGGTGCCGGCCTGCCGGGGGTGCCGCTGGCGCTGGCCCGCCCCGACGTGCGGCTCACGCTGGTCGAGCCGATGGCGCGGCGGGTGGAGTTCCTCGAGGAGGTCGTGGCCGAGCTCGGCACCCCGTGGCGGGTGGTCCGCGGCCGAGCCGAGGAGCCGGCGGTGGTCCGCGAGGTGGGCCCGGTCGACGTCGTCACCGCCCGTGCGGTGGCCGCGCTCCCCCGGCTGGTCGGCTGGTGCCGCGGCCTGCTGCGTCCCGGCGCCCAGCTGGTCGCCCTGGTCGGCGCCCGCGCCCTGGAGGAGCTGCCCGATCTGGTCCCCGAGCTGGAGCGGGCGGGGATGCGCGACGTCCACGCCCGGGCTGTCGGCACCGGGCTGGGAGAGGCTGCCACTACCGTGGTGGTCATGACCCGTGGGCCGCGGTGA
- a CDS encoding ParA family protein, giving the protein MTDPGQRLRSSLTADSAASSGADFDSPIAMEALRATRVLHAADQEPFPAPGRIRVVTVANQKGGVGKTTSTVNLGVALALYGLRALVIDLDPQGNTSTALGVEHTVGTPSIYDALVGDSSLADVVHPTTASPNLRCVPATIDLAGAEIELVSVVAREYRLRRAIEGYLHSLPEEERPHYVLIDCPPSLGLLTLNALVAGDEVLIPIQCEYYALEGLGQLLNNIELVRAHLNPGIAVRTILLTMYDGRTRLADQVAEEVRSHFKDLVLQTVIPRNVRVSEAPGYGQSVLTYDPGSRGSTSYVEAARELAERGVHLVPEADPRPMGPPPPPPAPATAPMRAIRPQAGPATGSHADSSLAGRAFAGTDAAVLPVPTSVDEETR; this is encoded by the coding sequence ATGACCGACCCGGGCCAGCGGCTGCGCAGCAGCCTCACGGCCGACTCGGCGGCCAGCTCCGGCGCGGACTTCGACAGCCCCATCGCCATGGAGGCACTGCGGGCCACCCGCGTGCTGCACGCCGCCGACCAGGAGCCGTTCCCGGCGCCCGGCCGCATCCGCGTGGTCACCGTGGCGAACCAGAAGGGCGGCGTCGGCAAGACCACCTCGACGGTCAACCTGGGCGTCGCCCTGGCGCTCTACGGCCTGCGTGCGCTGGTCATCGACCTGGACCCGCAGGGCAACACCAGCACCGCGCTCGGTGTCGAGCACACCGTCGGGACCCCGTCGATCTACGACGCCCTGGTCGGCGACAGCTCGCTGGCCGACGTCGTCCACCCGACCACCGCCAGCCCGAACCTGCGGTGCGTGCCGGCCACGATCGACCTGGCCGGCGCGGAGATCGAGCTGGTCTCCGTCGTCGCGCGCGAGTACCGGCTGCGCCGGGCGATCGAGGGCTACCTCCACTCCCTGCCGGAGGAGGAGCGGCCGCACTACGTGCTCATCGACTGCCCGCCGTCGCTGGGGCTGCTCACCCTCAACGCGCTCGTGGCCGGCGACGAGGTGCTCATCCCCATCCAGTGCGAGTACTACGCGCTGGAGGGGCTCGGCCAGCTGCTCAACAACATCGAGCTGGTGCGCGCGCACCTCAACCCGGGCATCGCCGTCCGCACCATCCTGCTCACGATGTACGACGGCCGGACCCGGCTCGCCGACCAGGTCGCCGAGGAGGTCCGCAGCCACTTCAAGGACCTGGTGCTGCAGACCGTCATCCCCCGCAACGTCCGGGTGTCGGAGGCGCCGGGCTACGGCCAGTCGGTGCTGACCTACGACCCGGGCTCGCGCGGCTCCACCAGCTACGTCGAGGCCGCCCGCGAGCTCGCCGAACGGGGCGTGCACCTGGTGCCCGAGGCCGACCCGCGTCCGATGGGCCCGCCGCCTCCCCCACCCGCGCCGGCCACCGCGCCGATGCGGGCGATCCGTCCCCAGGCCGGCCCGGCCACCGGCTCGCACGCCGACAGCTCGCTGGCCGGACGGGCCTTCGCCGGCACCGACGCGGCCGTCCTGCCCGTTCCCACCTCCGTCGACGAGGAGACCCGATGA
- the yidC gene encoding membrane protein insertase YidC — MLDWLYTAIAFVMKTWHSVFSSFLDPAGGITWALSIVSLVVTVRLILFPLFVKQVKSQRAMQEIQPEIAKLRKQYGADRQGFSQAMMALQKERGVNPLAGCLPILPQIPVFLSLFHVLRRLRPNAPGLYSWDDTLTDQAARAELFGAPISSSFNMTGTKAEAILAITGGYGPIRTVALILMVVMCVTTYVTQKQIMRRSGPVEGQAAMVQKLLLYGMPISLFVTGFFFPIGVLLYWLVNNLWTMGQQFFILRKMPPPGSPAAQARAAADKPAVDPKTLAPRPGAKPVRAKGGRPATSGVDLSKDGARDGDGPPEATGVALTKDGAGGTGGTGTGADGPGTDGTGAHGTGADGSGANGTGAHGSTAAGAAGGPSGRAGGGKGSRPANRAPHGRPAGTGGKRKRR, encoded by the coding sequence TTGCTTGACTGGCTCTACACCGCGATCGCCTTCGTCATGAAGACGTGGCACTCGGTGTTCTCGTCGTTCCTCGACCCGGCAGGCGGCATCACCTGGGCGCTGTCGATCGTCTCCCTCGTCGTCACCGTCCGGCTCATCCTCTTCCCGCTGTTCGTCAAGCAGGTGAAGAGCCAGCGGGCGATGCAGGAGATCCAGCCGGAGATCGCGAAGCTGCGCAAGCAGTACGGCGCGGACCGGCAGGGCTTCAGCCAGGCGATGATGGCGCTGCAGAAGGAGCGCGGGGTCAACCCGCTGGCCGGCTGCCTGCCGATCCTCCCGCAGATCCCGGTCTTCCTGTCGCTGTTCCACGTGCTGCGCCGGCTGCGGCCCAACGCGCCGGGGCTCTACAGCTGGGACGACACGCTGACCGACCAGGCCGCCCGCGCGGAGCTGTTCGGGGCGCCCATCTCCTCGTCGTTCAACATGACGGGGACGAAGGCGGAGGCGATCCTCGCCATCACCGGCGGCTACGGGCCGATCCGGACAGTGGCGCTGATCCTCATGGTCGTCATGTGCGTGACGACGTACGTCACGCAGAAGCAGATCATGCGGCGCAGCGGCCCGGTCGAGGGTCAGGCCGCCATGGTGCAGAAGCTCCTGCTCTACGGCATGCCGATCAGCCTCTTCGTCACCGGCTTCTTCTTCCCGATCGGCGTCCTCCTCTACTGGCTGGTCAACAACCTGTGGACCATGGGCCAGCAGTTCTTCATCCTGCGCAAGATGCCCCCGCCCGGGTCCCCCGCGGCCCAGGCCAGGGCCGCCGCCGACAAGCCGGCCGTCGACCCGAAGACGCTGGCGCCCAGGCCCGGCGCCAAGCCGGTCCGCGCCAAGGGCGGCCGCCCGGCGACGTCCGGCGTCGACCTGAGCAAGGACGGCGCCCGGGACGGTGACGGCCCCCCGGAGGCGACCGGCGTGGCCCTGACCAAGGACGGCGCGGGGGGCACCGGCGGCACCGGCACCGGCGCGGACGGCCCTGGCACGGACGGCACCGGCGCGCACGGCACCGGCGCGGACGGCAGCGGCGCGAACGGCACGGGCGCGCACGGCAGCACCGCGGCCGGCGCCGCCGGCGGGCCGAGCGGCCGCGCCGGTGGCGGCAAGGGCTCCCGGCCGGCCAACCGCGCTCCGCACGGCCGCCCCGCCGGCACCGGCGGCAAGCGCAAGCGCCGCTAG